The sequence GTGCGGGGTGGCCGCGGTTGACGATGTGGACCTGGGCCAGGTCGGTGGCGAACTGAACGATCAGGGCGGTGGTGAACCCCTCCGTTGCATCCAGGCCCTCCCGGCGCTGGCTTTCGCGCAACAGGGCCTCCTCCATGCAGTCCACCAGAGCGGGCAGGTCAGGTTCGTGGTCGGCGGCGTAGCGGAAGACCCCGATGTCGACGCTGACCGCCGTGACGGCGGACAGTCCCTTGCCCCGCACGTCGCCGATCATGGCGCGCACCCCGAACGGCGTCTCCTGCATCACATAGAGATCGCCACCGATCAGTGCCATGTCTTCGGCCGGTACGTAGCGGGCGGCGATCCGCAGGTCCCCCAGCCTGCTCGGGGGTCTGGGCAGCACAGCGCGCTGGGCGACCTCCGCGGCGTAGCGTGCCCGGCTCGCGCTCACATGCTGGGTGCGCAGCGACCGGTTCAGTCCGACCGCCAGCACGGTGACAGCCGCCAGGGTGATCTGGACGGCCGCGTCGCCCTGCCAGTCGTAGCTTCCGTCGGCGAACGCCAGGCCCCCCTGCACCATCATCGCCGTCAGGCCGATGCCGACGATGCCGACCGGGCTGAGCAGCGAGACCGCTGTCACCGGCGCCACGGCCAGCAGGGCAGCGGACGACACCGAAGGAGGCGTCAGCAGATTCACCAACGCCGCGAGAGCGATCACCGCGGCGGGAACCAAGCGGCGTACCTGTGACCACACGGGCAACACCCTCATCAGGTCATTATCAGGTCATTCTGCCCTCCCGGCGGCCTCGTGGCAGCGGGGCCGACCACAGTGACACTCCACTGCGGCCGAACGGCCCAATGCCCCGGGCCGGGGCGGACCGATACGGCGCCCCATACGGCGACCGATACCGCGACCGAACGATCAACGGCCGGTGTACACGACGTCGCGGTCCCGTACACGCAATGTCGCGCTCCGGTGCAGGCGACGTCGCGGTCCGGTGCAGGCGATGCCGCCGTACGGAACCGGGTGCAGGCGAAAACAGATAGCTGCCCGGGGCCGGCGCCGCATACGTTCGGCGGCATGACTGACAAGCGCCCTGGGCATCCACGGCTCGCCGCGCTCTACGATCCGCTCGACCCAGATCGCAGTGATCTCGATGCCTACGTCCGGATGGCGGAGGAGTTCAGGGCACATCGGGTGCTGGACATCGGCTGCGGCACAGGAGTGTTCGCCCTCCTCCTGGCCGATCGCGGGATCGAGGTGGTCGGCATCGATCCCGCCGAGGCGTCCCTCGATGTCGCCCGGGCCAAACCGGGCAGTATGCGAGTGCGCTGGATCTGCGGTGATGCCACAGCCCTCCCGCCACTGCAGGTCGACCTGGCGACGATGACAGCGAACGTGGCCCAGGAAATCGCCGATCCGTCGTTGTGGCGCAAGACTCTGCAGGGTGCCTACGAAGCGCTGCGGCCCGGCGGACATCTGGTGTTCGAGACCCGGGATCCGGCGAGACGCGCCTGGGAGGAATGGCACCGCGAAAGCTCCTACCGCGTGACGCGGATTCCAGGCGTCGGGGCCGTCGAGAGCTGGGTCCAGCTGATCGAGGTGAGCCTGCCGCTGGTGACCTTTCGGGGTACCTGTGTGTTCGCTGCGGACGGGCAGGTGTTGACCTCGGATTCGACGTTGCGCTTCCGTGAGCGGCAGGAGATCGAGCAGGACCTGATCGCGCACGGCTTTGCGGTGGAAGACGTGCGCGATGCCCCTGACCGGCCGGGCCGAGAGTTCGTCTTCGTCGCGCGACGTCCATGACCTGGAGTCACGACGTCCATGACCTGGAGTGGAGGAGGAACGAGAGCGCACGGCGACCTGGAGGACCCAGGGCTTCGGCCGTCTGCGAGATCCTCCAGCAGAGCCGATGAGGCCGTCGCCCCTCCTCGTCAGCTGAGCCCCAGACCCAGACCCAGCCGCATCCGCACGTAATCGGCTCCCCCGGGTCCGGGCCGTCGCTCCCCGTCCACACACCAGCTGTGCCGGTCGTAGAACCTCCGGGCCCGGGCGTTGCCCTCCCATGCCTCCAGAACCCCGCCGCCGAATCCGCCCGCCACAAGCCTTCCGGTGAACGCACGGTGCAGCGCACCGCCTGTCCCGCGTCCCCAAGCGTCCGGATGGACGTGGATCTGGAACAACTGGCGAAAGACCGATATGTCGATGTCGGAGTCCTTCGGCGGTCCCATCGCGAGGGCCCCTACCACCCTGCCCTCAGGGTCCAGCGCGCACAGTGCGGTCATGCCGGGCGACACAATGGCCCTTTCCCACCCGTTCCGTCGTTTTTCCCGTGCCAGCGGGTCGGCCAGTTCCGCTGCGGCCACCCCACCCGCGGCGTAGTAGGCACTGCGGGCCCGGGTGTGGATGTCCGTCATCGCTGCCACGTCCTCGGCCGATGCCTCTCGCACTCGAATGCTGTCGTCCATGAGCCGTCTCCCCTCCTCAGCTGGTGTGAGCGGGGGCCGCGTCAGGGAGGAGGCCGCCGGCCGGCCAGAGGGGGTCGGGGAAAGCGGCGGCGTCGGAGCCGGAATCGGTCTCGGAATCGGCTCCGGTGTCGGTGTCGGTGTCGGGCATGAGGGTGGTGAGCATCTGCTGTGTCGTCCTGG is a genomic window of Streptomyces sp. Edi2 containing:
- a CDS encoding PP2C family protein-serine/threonine phosphatase, which encodes MRVLPVWSQVRRLVPAAVIALAALVNLLTPPSVSSAALLAVAPVTAVSLLSPVGIVGIGLTAMMVQGGLAFADGSYDWQGDAAVQITLAAVTVLAVGLNRSLRTQHVSASRARYAAEVAQRAVLPRPPSRLGDLRIAARYVPAEDMALIGGDLYVMQETPFGVRAMIGDVRGKGLSAVTAVSVDIGVFRYAADHEPDLPALVDCMEEALLRESQRREGLDATEGFTTALIVQFATDLAQVHIVNRGHPAPLLLHADGRAFLLEPKEEAPPLGVTALGAWTSPVETHPFPPGAMLLCFTDGVTEARDPAGVFYDPAERVPHMMQSYRRQTGHFPEPSTVLDFLARDVSRHSGGAPQDDQALLALHRPLPQQDLLARPL
- a CDS encoding class I SAM-dependent methyltransferase; translated protein: MTDKRPGHPRLAALYDPLDPDRSDLDAYVRMAEEFRAHRVLDIGCGTGVFALLLADRGIEVVGIDPAEASLDVARAKPGSMRVRWICGDATALPPLQVDLATMTANVAQEIADPSLWRKTLQGAYEALRPGGHLVFETRDPARRAWEEWHRESSYRVTRIPGVGAVESWVQLIEVSLPLVTFRGTCVFAADGQVLTSDSTLRFRERQEIEQDLIAHGFAVEDVRDAPDRPGREFVFVARRP
- a CDS encoding GNAT family N-acetyltransferase, whose protein sequence is MDDSIRVREASAEDVAAMTDIHTRARSAYYAAGGVAAAELADPLAREKRRNGWERAIVSPGMTALCALDPEGRVVGALAMGPPKDSDIDISVFRQLFQIHVHPDAWGRGTGGALHRAFTGRLVAGGFGGGVLEAWEGNARARRFYDRHSWCVDGERRPGPGGADYVRMRLGLGLGLS